Proteins encoded by one window of Collimonas fungivorans:
- a CDS encoding SLC13 family permease, giving the protein MHTTTEPATAPSFIQQIGLPFLRDRLMHLLLAIAIILSIFSAQPLAEYRNWVDWNTIATLAGMLLLTKGIEVSGYLEHLGRTIINRLQQERVLAIFLVSASALLSTVLTNDIALFIMVPLTVGLGGISGLPIGRLVIFEALAVNAGSLLTPIGNPQNILLWQRSHLSFAGFTWQMAPLALTIFLLLLLATWFCFPRQTIHTELEDNPASYRVGLLRTCGLLYLAFVASVELGHPGWGLLGVAAAALLFCREIIAKVDWSLILVFILMFIDIRLLTQLHVIQDWVAAIPHFSQLELFLTALLGSQVISNVPATILLVNYSDAYKVIAYGVNAGGFGLAIGSLANIIALRMAPERHLWLRFHLYSFPFLALSALIAWGLLT; this is encoded by the coding sequence ATGCACACAACCACTGAACCAGCCACGGCGCCATCTTTCATCCAGCAAATCGGCCTGCCGTTCCTGCGCGACCGGCTGATGCATCTGCTGCTGGCCATCGCGATAATCCTCTCGATTTTCTCGGCGCAGCCGCTGGCGGAATACCGCAACTGGGTCGACTGGAACACCATCGCCACGCTGGCCGGCATGCTGCTGCTGACCAAGGGCATCGAAGTCAGCGGCTACCTGGAACACCTGGGACGCACCATCATCAACCGGCTGCAGCAGGAACGCGTGCTGGCCATCTTCCTGGTGTCGGCGTCCGCCCTGCTGTCTACCGTGCTGACCAACGACATCGCGCTGTTCATCATGGTGCCGCTGACGGTCGGCCTGGGCGGCATCAGCGGCTTGCCGATCGGCCGCCTGGTGATCTTCGAGGCGCTGGCGGTGAACGCCGGTTCCTTGCTGACGCCTATCGGCAACCCGCAAAACATCCTGCTCTGGCAGCGCTCGCACCTGTCCTTCGCCGGCTTCACCTGGCAGATGGCGCCGCTGGCGCTAACGATTTTTTTACTATTACTGCTGGCGACCTGGTTCTGCTTCCCCAGACAAACCATACACACTGAGCTGGAAGACAATCCGGCGTCCTACCGGGTCGGGCTGCTGCGCACCTGCGGGCTGCTCTACCTGGCGTTCGTGGCCTCGGTGGAACTGGGCCATCCAGGCTGGGGCCTGCTTGGCGTGGCGGCTGCGGCGCTGCTGTTTTGCCGGGAGATCATCGCCAAGGTCGACTGGAGCCTGATCCTGGTCTTCATCCTGATGTTCATCGACATCCGCCTGCTGACGCAGCTGCATGTCATCCAGGACTGGGTGGCGGCGATTCCGCATTTTTCACAACTTGAATTGTTCCTGACCGCCCTGCTCGGCTCCCAGGTCATCAGCAATGTGCCGGCGACTATCCTGCTGGTCAATTATTCCGACGCTTACAAGGTGATCGCATACGGCGTCAACGCCGGCGGTTTCGGCCTGGCGATCGGCTCGCTGGCCAACATCATCGCGCTGCGCATGGCGCCCGAGCGCCATCTCTGGCTGCGCTTCCATCTGTACTCTTTCCCCTTCCTGGCGTTATCGGCCTTGATTGCCTGGGGGCTGCTGACTTAG